One Desulfatitalea tepidiphila genomic region harbors:
- a CDS encoding HAD family hydrolase, which produces MKIKAVLLDLDNTMILFDETAFYLRYMERIIPFFADLIPEDQFRDRLLRGIRGLLRNNGEVSNREFFLDTFCDGDGAVRQAVWERFMRFYEEEYEKVPVEAAPPAGLDRVLDQLDDWGMELVVATNPLFPQIAQEKRMQWAGLDRRRFRWITHLDNSTYVKPRVEYYHQISDAIGRPPQACIMVGNDAVNDMVAGSAGMATYLTNEAGAVDYSAVTRGRNIRLGQTYSADFTGPLADLLAVVERLRSS; this is translated from the coding sequence ATGAAGATCAAGGCCGTTCTGCTGGATCTGGACAATACGATGATCCTGTTCGATGAAACCGCTTTTTATCTGCGATACATGGAGCGGATCATCCCCTTTTTTGCCGATTTGATTCCCGAAGATCAGTTTCGGGACCGGTTGTTGAGAGGGATCCGCGGGTTGCTTCGGAACAATGGAGAGGTGAGCAACCGGGAATTTTTTCTGGACACCTTCTGTGACGGGGATGGGGCGGTACGGCAGGCGGTCTGGGAACGTTTCATGCGGTTTTACGAAGAAGAGTATGAAAAGGTGCCGGTGGAGGCGGCGCCCCCTGCCGGCCTGGATCGGGTCCTCGATCAATTGGATGACTGGGGCATGGAGCTGGTGGTGGCCACCAATCCCCTTTTCCCGCAGATCGCCCAGGAGAAGAGAATGCAGTGGGCCGGACTGGATCGCCGTCGCTTCCGATGGATCACCCACCTGGACAATTCGACCTATGTGAAGCCGCGGGTCGAGTATTACCACCAGATCAGCGACGCGATCGGTAGACCGCCCCAGGCCTGCATCATGGTGGGCAACGATGCGGTCAACGACATGGTGGCGGGCAGTGCGGGCATGGCCACCTATTTGACCAACGAGGCCGGCGCCGTCGACTACAGCGCCGTCACCCGGGGGCGCAACATACGCCTGGGGCAAACCTACAGCGCCGATTTCACCGGGCCTTTGGCGGATTTGCTTGCCGTGGTGGAACGGCTCAGGTCATCTTGA
- a CDS encoding 4Fe-4S dicluster domain-containing protein — translation MADRPTFCDRVTQRCGDDFKRCSQCVNCSTQCPFATAMRHGPNGIIRLIQYNLALEVLESPDIWPCIHCRVCAIVCPMAIDIPALMAFLREMAIEEGVGIDEKAIARFHRLAATFKPSDDTGD, via the coding sequence ATGGCCGACCGACCCACTTTCTGCGATCGTGTGACCCAACGCTGCGGGGACGATTTCAAGCGGTGTTCACAATGCGTCAATTGCAGCACCCAATGCCCCTTCGCAACGGCCATGCGCCATGGCCCCAATGGCATCATCCGCCTCATTCAATACAATCTGGCGCTGGAGGTGCTGGAGAGCCCGGATATCTGGCCCTGCATTCACTGTCGGGTGTGCGCCATCGTCTGCCCCATGGCCATCGACATTCCGGCCCTCATGGCGTTCCTCAGGGAGATGGCCATCGAAGAGGGCGTCGGTATCGATGAAAAGGCCATCGCCAGATTCCACCGTCTGGCCGCCACCTTCAAACCCTCCGATGACACGGGCGATTGA
- a CDS encoding nuclease-related domain-containing protein — translation MHTAISSWLKGPAWSVGATLVLWGILFLSFKVRGKRLPHVTVPTQGERVPSLAGLKAQIEKGRMGVDMALLAAMGTPLIFAVAYGVFVFFQSTAPAAEGVAMAGTLGLIMWGCAVLKWRATGRDLSRIRWLHDAKAMVAERVSELKLRGFMVFTDCRLGDRAIDHILVGPKGVFVVQTAIGLSAFQADLNTHDTATYDGRALFFPGKEDHETVSQACEDAEKLSEWLSEALDIPLAARAIVALPGWRIKRTSAEGISVINPTQFEALFQYVRPRPLTTEEVALISARMEQLCISPGPSVRTNAPDGSTVDLGERGGSPG, via the coding sequence ATGCATACCGCGATATCATCCTGGCTGAAAGGACCTGCCTGGTCCGTGGGGGCCACCCTGGTGCTTTGGGGAATCCTGTTCCTTTCTTTCAAAGTGCGCGGCAAACGATTGCCCCATGTGACAGTCCCTACGCAAGGAGAACGGGTCCCGTCGTTGGCGGGGTTGAAGGCACAGATCGAAAAGGGCCGGATGGGGGTGGATATGGCCCTCCTGGCGGCCATGGGGACACCGCTGATATTCGCCGTTGCCTATGGGGTCTTTGTGTTCTTCCAGTCCACCGCGCCGGCGGCTGAGGGGGTGGCCATGGCGGGCACCCTGGGGTTGATCATGTGGGGGTGCGCGGTTTTGAAGTGGCGGGCAACGGGCCGCGACCTGAGCCGGATCCGCTGGCTCCATGATGCCAAGGCCATGGTGGCCGAGCGTGTTTCCGAGTTGAAACTGCGCGGATTCATGGTGTTTACCGATTGCCGCCTGGGAGACAGGGCGATCGATCACATTCTCGTCGGTCCCAAGGGGGTGTTCGTCGTGCAAACAGCCATTGGGTTGAGCGCCTTTCAGGCCGATTTAAACACCCATGACACGGCCACCTATGACGGGCGGGCACTTTTTTTCCCCGGCAAGGAGGATCATGAGACGGTCTCCCAGGCCTGTGAGGATGCGGAAAAGCTCTCCGAATGGCTCTCCGAAGCCCTGGACATTCCACTGGCCGCTCGCGCCATCGTCGCCCTTCCAGGGTGGCGCATCAAGCGAACCTCGGCCGAAGGCATATCCGTCATCAACCCGACGCAATTTGAAGCGCTATTTCAGTATGTCCGGCCCAGGCCCCTGACGACAGAGGAGGTGGCTCTCATATCCGCACGGATGGAGCAACTCTGCATCAGTCCCGGCCCTTCGGTCCGCACGAACGCACCCGACGGATCCACGGTCGACCTGGGGGAGCGGGGTGGATCTCCCGGTTGA
- a CDS encoding cold-shock protein: MANGTVKWFNEKKGYGFIEQEDGPDVFVHHSGINAKGFRTLHEGDRVTFTVEQGQKGPAAVNVTVV; the protein is encoded by the coding sequence ATGGCCAACGGCACCGTTAAATGGTTTAACGAGAAAAAAGGCTACGGTTTCATTGAGCAGGAAGACGGACCCGATGTGTTCGTTCATCATTCGGGTATCAACGCCAAAGGTTTTCGGACACTCCATGAAGGCGATCGCGTGACCTTTACCGTGGAGCAGGGTCAAAAGGGACCGGCTGCGGTCAATGTGACCGTGGTTTAA
- the nfo gene encoding deoxyribonuclease IV encodes MKFIGAHVSTSGGVENAPLNAHAIGATAFALFTKNQRQWHAKPLEPKSIDAFQRNCSEFGYTPERILPHDSYLINLGHPEEEGLEKSRKAFMDEFQRCEQLGLIYLNFHPGSHLNQISESQCLARIAESINLAIESTRHVVAVIENTAGQGTNVGFRFEHLAEIIDRIEDQSRVGVCLDTCHAYASGYDIKTEAGYADTFEKFDRIVGFSYLKGMHLNDSKKDLTSRVDRHESIGKGTLGVETFRRILQDDRFDGIPLILETPNDALWPDEIRLLKGFFAEGGA; translated from the coding sequence ATGAAATTCATCGGCGCTCACGTCAGTACCAGCGGCGGTGTGGAAAACGCCCCCCTCAATGCCCACGCGATCGGGGCCACCGCATTTGCCCTTTTCACCAAAAACCAACGCCAGTGGCATGCCAAGCCCCTGGAGCCGAAGAGCATCGACGCATTTCAACGCAACTGCAGTGAATTCGGCTACACACCCGAGCGGATATTGCCCCACGACAGCTACCTGATCAATTTGGGCCACCCGGAGGAAGAGGGATTGGAAAAATCCCGCAAGGCTTTTATGGACGAGTTCCAGCGCTGTGAACAGCTGGGGTTGATCTACCTGAACTTTCATCCCGGCAGCCATTTGAACCAAATCAGCGAATCCCAATGCCTCGCGCGGATCGCCGAATCGATCAACCTGGCCATCGAGAGTACTCGCCATGTGGTGGCAGTCATCGAGAATACGGCCGGCCAGGGCACCAATGTGGGCTTTCGCTTCGAACACCTGGCCGAGATCATCGACCGGATCGAAGATCAATCACGGGTGGGGGTATGCCTGGACACCTGCCATGCCTATGCTTCAGGGTATGATATCAAAACCGAGGCCGGTTACGCGGATACCTTTGAAAAATTCGACCGCATCGTCGGCTTTTCTTATCTAAAAGGCATGCATTTGAACGATTCCAAGAAAGACCTCACCAGCCGGGTGGACCGGCACGAAAGCATCGGCAAAGGCACATTGGGCGTGGAAACTTTCCGCAGGATCCTGCAGGACGACCGCTTCGACGGAATTCCGCTGATCCTGGAGACGCCGAACGACGCCCTGTGGCCAGATGAAATCAGGTTGCTGAAGGGTTTTTTTGCCGAAGGTGGGGCGTGA
- a CDS encoding MFS transporter codes for MSDSSSEERSALFVATLTSFMAPFMLSAVNVALPAIQAELDVDAITLSWIPTAYLLATAVLLVPIGKVADRYGRRKIFTAGLVFYTLSSTLIAWVPTAAWLIGMRIVQGFGAAMFITTGMAILSAVFAPERRGRAIGLYVAAVYIGLSLGPFAGGLLSQHVGWRSIFLLMLPLGSASVWVTLHFLKREWAERRDLPFDLIGSVLYAMAICALIYGAIDLPAQGAWALVALGVVGIGLFVWREKRAADPIFDIALFQQNRTFALSSLAALINYAATYGVTFLLSLFLQYIKGLSSQTAGIVLVAQPVVMALFSPLAGRLADRIEPRWIATLGMLITAIGLAGLIPLNPDTHIIYIICDLMLLGFGFALFSSPNMSAIMGSVAPRHYGIASGTVATMRLLGQMVSMATAAVVLAHFIGRAPIGPDNYPLFIESTQMIFLVFLLICIPGIYFSFSRGALRKQVPGAE; via the coding sequence ATGTCTGACAGCAGTTCCGAAGAACGCTCGGCCCTGTTCGTGGCCACATTGACCTCGTTCATGGCGCCGTTCATGCTGTCGGCCGTCAACGTGGCCCTGCCGGCGATCCAGGCCGAACTCGATGTGGACGCCATAACATTGAGCTGGATTCCGACCGCCTATCTGCTGGCCACCGCCGTCCTGCTGGTGCCCATCGGCAAGGTGGCGGACCGCTATGGGCGGCGGAAGATCTTCACCGCCGGCCTGGTTTTCTACACTCTCTCTTCCACCCTCATCGCCTGGGTCCCCACGGCCGCCTGGTTGATCGGGATGCGCATCGTCCAGGGGTTCGGGGCTGCCATGTTCATCACCACCGGCATGGCCATACTGAGCGCCGTATTTGCACCTGAACGACGCGGCCGGGCCATCGGCCTCTATGTGGCGGCCGTCTATATCGGCCTCTCGCTGGGGCCTTTTGCCGGTGGGCTTTTGAGCCAGCACGTGGGATGGCGAAGCATTTTTCTTCTGATGCTGCCCCTGGGGAGCGCATCGGTCTGGGTCACCCTGCATTTTCTCAAAAGGGAGTGGGCCGAAAGACGCGACCTGCCGTTCGATCTGATCGGCAGCGTGCTCTATGCCATGGCCATCTGTGCCCTGATCTATGGTGCCATAGATTTGCCGGCCCAGGGCGCCTGGGCCCTGGTTGCGTTGGGCGTGGTGGGCATCGGACTGTTCGTTTGGCGTGAAAAAAGAGCCGCCGATCCGATCTTCGATATCGCTCTTTTCCAACAGAATCGGACGTTCGCCCTCTCCAGCCTGGCGGCCTTGATCAACTACGCGGCCACATATGGCGTCACCTTCCTGCTCAGCCTCTTTCTGCAGTACATCAAGGGCCTCTCTTCCCAGACCGCCGGCATTGTACTGGTGGCGCAGCCCGTCGTGATGGCGTTGTTTTCGCCGCTGGCCGGCCGGCTGGCCGACCGCATCGAACCCCGATGGATCGCCACTCTGGGCATGCTGATCACCGCCATCGGACTGGCCGGATTGATCCCCCTGAATCCAGATACGCACATCATCTATATTATCTGCGATCTTATGTTACTCGGCTTCGGCTTCGCCCTTTTCTCTTCGCCCAATATGAGCGCCATCATGGGATCCGTGGCTCCGCGCCACTACGGCATTGCCTCGGGAACGGTGGCCACCATGCGCCTGCTGGGCCAAATGGTCAGCATGGCCACCGCTGCGGTCGTGCTGGCACACTTCATCGGCAGAGCGCCCATCGGACCTGACAATTACCCGCTTTTCATCGAAAGCACCCAGATGATTTTCCTGGTATTCTTGTTGATTTGCATACCAGGGATCTACTTTTCATTTTCGCGCGGCGCCTTGCGAAAGCAGGTGCCGGGAGCAGAATAG